A region of Jonquetella anthropi DSM 22815 DNA encodes the following proteins:
- a CDS encoding YfcE family phosphodiesterase, with protein MCLGVISDTHGDLSAWRRALDVFGAVEQLIHAGDVLSSADDPLAAALRSSPILLRVVRGNTDSSVLSRLIGWPVQPFLQMRWHGRVITAAHGDDFTDFRARSLALRANLAITGHTHVASIIRERGTIFLNPGSAALPKGRDPASVAVVSDEGVEILTLSGSRLAFEGWGPER; from the coding sequence ATGTGCTTGGGAGTCATCTCTGATACTCATGGGGACCTTAGCGCGTGGCGCAGGGCGCTGGACGTCTTCGGGGCAGTTGAGCAGCTCATTCACGCCGGCGACGTCCTCTCGTCGGCGGACGACCCTTTGGCGGCCGCTCTGCGGAGCTCGCCTATACTCCTTCGAGTTGTTCGGGGCAACACGGACAGCTCGGTTTTGTCGCGCCTGATCGGCTGGCCGGTTCAGCCGTTTTTGCAGATGAGGTGGCATGGCCGAGTCATCACAGCGGCGCACGGCGACGACTTCACCGATTTCCGCGCGAGGTCGCTTGCCCTTCGAGCCAACTTGGCGATTACCGGACATACTCACGTGGCGTCCATTATTCGCGAGCGCGGGACGATCTTCCTTAATCCCGGTTCAGCGGCTCTGCCAAAAGGGCGGGATCCGGCCAGCGTGGCGGTCGTAAGCGACGAGGGCGTAGAGATCCTGACTCTTTCAGGCAGCCGGTTGGCTTTTGAAGGATGGGGGCCTGAGCGATGA